Proteins from one Chitinophaga oryzae genomic window:
- a CDS encoding pyridoxal-phosphate dependent enzyme — MLSLLSALESRIGLTPVRRLDVDNINLFTKLEFCNMSGSIKDRAAISILKDAVRNKEIDAGSTIVESSSGNLAISLAHMCHTLQLPFVAVIDPNINSTYEQMLRLLSVDTRKVDKMDEKQGYLLNRIETVKAICASSDNTFWTNQYGNESNYRGYYQLAKEVKDVLPSLDYLFVAVSSGGAVTGLSCALKEYYPNMEVVAIDVEGSVIFRDEPRKRYISGIGSSLRSPIIEHARIDQVMHISNMDLIRGCHELLKEQHIFAGGSTGAIYYAIRHRFDFPKSAVKPNVLFCCADGGHAYLDNVYNKAWVDSFITETEFTATCSI, encoded by the coding sequence ATGCTTTCATTATTGTCTGCTTTAGAGTCCAGGATTGGTTTAACGCCTGTTCGGCGACTGGATGTTGATAATATCAACCTTTTTACTAAGCTGGAATTTTGCAATATGTCCGGAAGTATTAAGGACCGCGCTGCCATCAGTATTCTCAAAGATGCCGTCAGGAATAAAGAAATAGATGCTGGTTCAACCATCGTGGAGTCCAGCTCTGGTAATCTGGCCATCTCTCTTGCTCATATGTGCCACACACTGCAACTTCCGTTTGTGGCCGTGATAGACCCTAATATCAATAGTACTTACGAGCAAATGCTCCGGTTGCTGTCGGTAGATACCAGAAAAGTAGATAAAATGGACGAAAAACAAGGCTATCTGCTGAACAGAATAGAAACGGTCAAGGCGATATGCGCATCATCCGATAATACCTTCTGGACAAACCAGTATGGTAATGAGTCCAATTACAGAGGGTATTATCAGCTGGCCAAAGAGGTTAAAGATGTGTTGCCCTCATTGGATTATCTGTTTGTGGCCGTTAGCTCCGGTGGTGCAGTGACTGGCCTTTCCTGCGCGCTAAAAGAATATTATCCTAATATGGAGGTGGTAGCTATCGATGTTGAGGGATCTGTGATATTCAGGGATGAGCCCCGTAAACGCTATATATCCGGCATCGGTTCCAGTTTGCGGTCCCCGATTATTGAGCATGCCAGGATAGACCAGGTAATGCATATTTCCAACATGGACCTCATCAGGGGGTGCCATGAGCTGCTGAAGGAACAGCATATTTTCGCGGGAGGCTCTACTGGTGCTATATACTATGCCATCAGGCATCGCTTTGACTTTCCTAAATCGGCTGTGAAGCCCAATGTGCTGTTTTGTTGTGCCGATGGTGGGCATGCATACCTCGACAACGTGTATAACAAAGCCTGGGTCGATTCCTTTATTACTGAAA
- a CDS encoding MBL fold metallo-hydrolase, whose translation MLSDTEQLVYLKPNVVIEPLFNKWYAWSHLISPATAAMNIVEKHLKIMDSYIQAPRTHAAAAKNPKLLGGPFMDYPTEKVAEIKQLKSHIEEISANSIVLHKAFRDLNSMLKSKAKGFNLSELYKEIPGPLQGYVELVYDLDNHPSYRIFESLLFNSEFYNKKSQTFALWVTDNDDRPFALSTPKLNDDNVLHADLPFESDIIDELSKMKRIPGSLEQIKNRFSLNEKDRALFDSFFTKAAPPVYQKYNGDKIRMRYFGHACILVETKEVTILVDPLISYYGYQSEVSRFSDMDLPDTIDYVFITHNHQDHLLFETLIPLRHKIRHIVVPGNSKGRLQDPSLRLMFNNIGFDNVIEIDDMDRICLDNCAITGLPFLGEHADLDIQSKLCYHVKIGDFAVIFAADSCILEQKVYEHVHRIVKDVDVLFLGMECDGAPLSWIYGPLLDARIEKDMDDSRRLSGSNFERGMKLVDVFNPKEVYVYAMGMEPWLKFISSIKYTAYSNPIIESGKLIDHCLERGITAERLFGEKELLRSN comes from the coding sequence ATGCTGTCCGATACTGAGCAACTGGTATATCTTAAACCAAACGTGGTCATCGAGCCGCTTTTTAATAAATGGTACGCCTGGTCACACCTGATTTCGCCGGCCACCGCCGCCATGAATATTGTGGAAAAACACCTGAAGATTATGGATTCCTATATTCAGGCGCCCAGGACCCATGCGGCTGCTGCTAAGAATCCAAAGCTGCTGGGTGGCCCGTTCATGGACTATCCAACTGAAAAAGTGGCGGAAATTAAGCAACTTAAATCCCATATTGAAGAAATATCCGCTAACAGTATCGTTCTTCATAAAGCTTTCCGGGATCTCAATTCCATGCTCAAAAGCAAAGCAAAAGGATTCAACCTGTCGGAATTGTATAAAGAAATTCCCGGACCATTGCAGGGATATGTAGAACTGGTATATGACCTGGACAATCACCCGTCTTACAGAATATTTGAGTCGTTGCTTTTTAACAGCGAATTCTATAATAAAAAATCCCAGACGTTTGCACTATGGGTGACAGACAACGATGACCGGCCCTTTGCCCTGAGTACGCCCAAACTGAATGATGACAACGTACTGCATGCAGACCTTCCCTTTGAAAGTGACATCATTGATGAGTTAAGCAAAATGAAACGTATCCCGGGATCGCTGGAGCAGATAAAAAATCGTTTTTCTCTCAATGAGAAGGATCGCGCGTTGTTCGATAGCTTTTTCACAAAAGCCGCTCCGCCTGTATATCAGAAGTATAACGGTGATAAGATCCGGATGCGCTATTTCGGCCATGCCTGCATTTTAGTGGAGACAAAGGAGGTGACGATACTGGTGGACCCCCTGATCAGTTATTATGGATATCAGTCGGAAGTATCCCGGTTTTCGGACATGGACCTGCCGGATACGATTGATTATGTTTTTATTACGCACAATCATCAGGACCATTTGTTGTTTGAGACCCTGATTCCCTTACGGCACAAGATCAGGCATATTGTAGTGCCGGGGAACAGCAAAGGCAGGTTACAAGACCCCAGCCTCAGATTAATGTTTAATAACATCGGGTTCGACAATGTTATTGAAATTGATGATATGGACCGGATCTGCCTGGACAACTGCGCCATCACGGGATTACCCTTTCTCGGGGAACATGCTGATCTGGATATTCAGTCGAAGCTCTGTTATCACGTGAAGATCGGTGACTTTGCTGTGATTTTCGCTGCTGATTCCTGTATTCTTGAGCAGAAAGTATATGAGCATGTTCATCGTATCGTAAAAGATGTGGATGTGCTGTTTCTTGGCATGGAGTGCGATGGCGCACCGTTGTCATGGATATATGGCCCGCTGTTGGACGCCCGGATTGAGAAGGACATGGATGACTCACGGCGGTTAAGCGGATCGAACTTTGAACGGGGAATGAAACTGGTAGATGTTTTTAACCCGAAAGAAGTGTATGTCTATGCCATGGGGATGGAGCCGTGGCTGAAGTTCATCAGTAGCATAAAATATACTGCATACTCAAACCCTATTATAGAATCAGGAAAACTGATAGATCATTGTCTGGAAAGAGGAATTACAGCAGAAAGATTGTTTGGTGAGAAGGAATTATTGCGTTCTAACTAA
- a CDS encoding thioesterase II family protein, with protein sequence MPDISLFMIPFAGGSRYSFEVFRTLCGDKLNVCCLELPGRGARMEEPLLSEIAEMSDDVFEQIKDRLYQPYAVFGHSMGAIIGYLVVKKIHAAGLPMPLCFFPSGRGGPSADKNDRQYHLLPRDQFFVKLKELNGMPEAFFEDASLLEFFEPIIRADFKAIETYSWEQTPPFDVPVCVITGTNDDITMQELQAWQHETTAPAEVTEIEGTHFFLFEHPHQVAEIILKKLSLYAVRY encoded by the coding sequence ATGCCTGATATCAGCCTTTTTATGATCCCGTTTGCCGGCGGAAGCAGATATTCTTTTGAAGTGTTCAGGACATTGTGTGGCGATAAGCTGAATGTATGTTGCCTCGAATTACCGGGACGGGGGGCCAGAATGGAAGAACCCCTTTTGTCTGAGATAGCAGAAATGAGCGATGATGTTTTTGAGCAGATCAAAGACAGGCTGTATCAACCATATGCTGTTTTTGGCCATAGTATGGGCGCCATCATCGGTTACCTGGTTGTCAAAAAAATCCATGCTGCCGGTCTGCCCATGCCGCTTTGTTTTTTCCCATCCGGAAGAGGTGGCCCCTCTGCGGATAAAAACGACAGGCAATACCACCTGCTGCCCCGGGATCAGTTTTTTGTAAAACTCAAAGAGCTGAATGGCATGCCTGAAGCGTTTTTTGAGGATGCGTCGTTGCTGGAATTCTTTGAGCCGATTATCCGGGCAGATTTTAAGGCTATAGAAACTTATTCCTGGGAACAGACTCCTCCGTTTGATGTTCCTGTTTGTGTAATAACAGGGACCAACGATGATATTACTATGCAGGAATTACAAGCATGGCAACACGAAACAACAGCACCGGCAGAAGTAACCGAAATAGAAGGTACTCATTTTTTTCTGTTTGAACATCCTCATCAGGTGGCAGAAATCATTCTGAAAAAATTATCACTATATGCTGTCCGATACTGA